A region from the Aquimarina sp. ERC-38 genome encodes:
- a CDS encoding zinc-binding alcohol dehydrogenase family protein, whose protein sequence is MKYIVCEKPGEFLLKEKDPPVRKAGEALLQINKVGICGTDLHAYAGNQAFFTYPRILGHELASVVLEIGANERGIKTGDRVVVMPYLSCGTCIACKHGKTNCCTNIKVLGVHGDGGMQEQITVPSTILLKANHLSDNEMAIVEPLAIGAHAIRRASIQKGETVAIVGCGPIGIGIMKLAQIAGARVIAIDTNEERMQYAKEKIGVDFIVKAGKEAVTEIENITNGDLCTAVFDATGNKFALEDCPNYMSHGGRFILVGLSKGELTYAHPKIHAKEMTLMCSRNATTEDFEHVINVLDQFPTESFITHSVDFTEMISHFDSWLQPETGVIKASVNFN, encoded by the coding sequence ATGAAATATATAGTTTGCGAGAAGCCGGGGGAGTTCCTCTTAAAAGAAAAAGACCCTCCGGTCAGAAAGGCAGGCGAAGCACTGTTGCAGATTAACAAAGTAGGTATTTGTGGTACGGATTTACATGCCTATGCCGGTAACCAGGCCTTTTTTACTTATCCGCGAATTTTAGGTCACGAACTGGCCTCTGTGGTGCTGGAAATAGGAGCAAATGAAAGAGGCATTAAGACGGGTGATAGGGTGGTAGTCATGCCCTATTTAAGTTGCGGTACCTGTATTGCTTGTAAGCATGGTAAAACAAATTGTTGTACCAACATCAAAGTTCTGGGAGTGCACGGTGACGGAGGGATGCAGGAGCAAATCACCGTTCCGTCAACTATCCTGTTAAAGGCAAACCATCTTTCGGATAATGAAATGGCAATTGTCGAGCCACTGGCCATCGGAGCACATGCCATAAGAAGAGCTAGTATTCAAAAAGGGGAAACAGTGGCGATAGTAGGCTGCGGTCCTATCGGAATTGGTATTATGAAACTGGCACAAATTGCAGGTGCAAGGGTAATCGCAATCGATACGAACGAGGAACGTATGCAATACGCCAAAGAGAAAATTGGGGTTGATTTTATCGTAAAAGCCGGAAAAGAAGCGGTAACAGAAATAGAAAATATTACCAATGGTGATCTTTGTACAGCAGTATTTGATGCTACCGGAAACAAGTTTGCTCTGGAGGATTGTCCGAACTATATGTCCCACGGAGGACGTTTTATCCTGGTAGGGCTTTCCAAAGGAGAGTTGACCTATGCACATCCTAAAATACATGCTAAAGAAATGACCTTAATGTGTAGCCGGAACGCGACGACAGAAGATTTTGAACATGTAATTAATGTACTGGATCAATTTCCTACGGAATCTTTTATTACGCATTCCGTAGATTTTACAGAAATGATCTCACATTTTGACAGTTGGTTACAACCGGAAACAGGAGTGATAAAAGCATCTGTTAATTTCAACTAG